gtgtgtttttttttttttaattaataagACGTTCAATGAATCCACATGCATGCATCCAAAGTATATACTATTTGATTGGTTGGTCATTGGTGGATGAGACACTATTGTCTTCTAAGGACTAATTCAGCAGTTATCACGTTTAATGAGTATGAAAAGAGTACAATGGTTAATCACAAAAGAAAGTAGGAAACTTACATATACTATCATTTTGAGAGTTACGGATGTTTTTCTACCATAGATGATTGTCTGATATAAGTACTGATTTATTCTCGCAAAGCCAACGTTATCTTCTCCAAATCTCTCTGTAGCAGATCAAGGCTCGTAATCAACTTCTAGGCACTATTCAACACAGATTAAAATGGGGGGAAAAAGCACGAATAATAGATGTTTTATATTTCACCAACAGCTAGCATTTAAACAGTCCAGGACATGAGTTTGATATTTAAGAATGACAAATTACAAGACTTGGATAAGGAAGCAAAATCCCCAATAAGAAAAAGACGGCGTAGTACTACAACTTCATTATAGGTACATACTTTTCCTTGAGCATTAGTGCTCTATTCCAATATCAACGAAATCTCGAGCTCAAGCTCCAATTTGACATCCATATCGAGAAGCATAGAGAGCAAATTAAGTTTTAGCATCAGTGCTTGTGGAAACATACTTAAGCAACTCCTTGTCAGCTTCAAGTTTAGCCATGTCTTCCAACTTCATATTAATCCACGCCTCTATGCCATCTCCAGACTGTGTATCCAAGAAAACAACAAGGTTTTTAAAGGTGAGGCTGGCCGAACCAATCCATACTGGCTTCCCCCATCCAAAATCAGCTTCATATGATGGAAACCTACACAAGCTAGTAAAGCTAAACGAAACCACCTCGCCTTTGTTCACCAGCTTAGCTCTCTCCTTGATGAAGTTCAAATGCTTATCACCTTCGCGAAGTTTAGTTACGTATTGATCTCCTCCCACATTACGTATTGCATCTCTCACTTGATTCACAATCCCATAACCTTGTTCATCGTTGTCAAATGAAGGTATGGTTATAGCTGGCCTGCTGAGATTACCAAAATAACATTCCGACAAAGGCGGATGCATCCTTGGTCTTAGGTTCACCGCATGATTTAACATGTACATTTTATCGCGGTTATCTTTGTGTCCGGCGGTGGCTGTCAGGAAACGAGTCCAAATGAAAGCTGATAGCGCCTCAATCCTAGTTGGACGTATTTGATGATATTCATCACCAGTTGCGGTATTACTGTTAGTTGTATACTTCTCGCGAAGAGAAGCGATCTTTGAGGCGGTAAATACAAGCCTCTTGGTCACAATTTCGTCCTTTTTCACCATACCCAGGGCATGGTTATAGCCTGCAACATCTCTAGGTGGAAAGATGGCAGCAGATTCAAAGATTGGGGACCGTGTCTCATGGCTGTCCCTGCGGGAAATGGTAGCCCAGCTGGTTACAAACAAGAAAAGTGACGTGGCATCCGCAATCTTGTGAGAAATGGCTACTCCTACAGCAACTCCACCGCATTCGAATAAAGTAACTTGGATAACCATCCCAATATCTTTCACATCATCCAAATCAAAAGGGAGAAATTTGTTGAGTTCTCCAGGGATGGGATTGTCAAGAAAGTCCGAAAGTCTGCAGCTAGCCCGAGCTTCGACATAGGGAATGCCCTCGTCATTGCAGTCGACGTAGGTGTTGTCAATGAGCCGTCCCGCTAGAGGATAGAATCTGGTTAAGGCCTCCGATAGAGATTTCTTGAGCTGGTTTAGTTTGCCTGGACCTGGAGTACTGGTGATGAGATGGTTCTGATCAGATGGATAAAAGAGTACAAGAGGCATAAAAACAGGAGGGTTTATTTGATCAAGAAAAGAGAGCGGGTAATGTTGAAGATGATCAGGGGTTGGGGAAGATGGCTTGATTGTACATCTGGAAATGACTTGTACATCAACCTTCATTTTTGAGCCAAGCTAAGTACGACGGTTTTGATGATATATGGATAGatactctctttttcttctccctGTTTACTCACGAGGTTATATGTCGAATGTGTTGGGAGGAGACCGCTCAGACCAGCTCAAATAGGGCTACCACACCATGAAAGTCAAACTCATGGCCTTCTTGTCACAATCGGAAAGTAAGCCACATATTCCTCAAGGTGAAAGCCGATATTCAATCTTCCCAAATTAATCAACTTTTTATGTGTGAAATCATGCAGCTTTTTCAACCTTGTGAGCTTGTAGTAGTTGGAATGGCTGACATGATGGGATCAGAATAAAGGATAGGATCTGAATATGTCTGCGATATCAAATTTCAATTGTCAACCCTTTTTTATGGATTCTTTGCACAACTCGCTAATCATAGACGCTGATAGATTAGTCGGACGTCGGGCCgctgggattagtcgggcctcgtaaggattgacccgggTCCCTGtgtcgataaaaaaaaaataaaaaaagacgCGGATAGAACCTATGACAAATTATAGTGTATATTTTTATTATCACTAGCATCATTTACTAACATGGTGAATAATAATATTCCAGGATACCGGAATGTGGTGGGATTGCACCTGATTTAATTAGGCAAAAAAGACGTACGGTTACTCAGTGCTAGCTAGCTCGTACATCATTGCTCGTGGTGGAGAAAATTTCTGGATTGCTATTTTCAGAAATTTTTACATAAAAATGTATTGtggcgatttgatatatatgaagtAGAAAGatcattaaaaaaatatgttcgcaaaaaacataaaaaaaatttctgtgaAAAAATCACgatccaaattttttttgggtttaataAGCAATTCTCCAGTTGCCCAAGAGCGCTGGCCACAACTGCATGCCTTAATTTTgtcaaattatttatttttgggtaGAGTTTGAGAAAAGCGGGAACGATGCATCAA
This portion of the Coffea eugenioides isolate CCC68of chromosome 11, Ceug_1.0, whole genome shotgun sequence genome encodes:
- the LOC113752727 gene encoding vinorine synthase-like, whose translation is MKVDVQVISRCTIKPSSPTPDHLQHYPLSFLDQINPPVFMPLVLFYPSDQNHLITSTPGPGKLNQLKKSLSEALTRFYPLAGRLIDNTYVDCNDEGIPYVEARASCRLSDFLDNPIPGELNKFLPFDLDDVKDIGMVIQVTLFECGGVAVGVAISHKIADATSLFLFVTSWATISRRDSHETRSPIFESAAIFPPRDVAGYNHALGMVKKDEIVTKRLVFTASKIASLREKYTTNSNTATGDEYHQIRPTRIEALSAFIWTRFLTATAGHKDNRDKMYMLNHAVNLRPRMHPPLSECYFGNLSRPAITIPSFDNDEQGYGIVNQVRDAIRNVGGDQYVTKLREGDKHLNFIKERAKLVNKGEVVSFSFTSLCRFPSYEADFGWGKPVWIGSASLTFKNLVVFLDTQSGDGIEAWINMKLEDMAKLEADKELLKYVSTSTDAKT